GTGGGAGACGTGGCGTTGGCGACTGTGGAGCCATGGAAGTCTGAGAGACGTAgcaaaaacaatttatttttttgtaagttattttaaataaaaggtTATCATAGTATTCTTTTATTCGACTTGCCTCAACCTTAGATTAGCATCATAAACAATTCTTatgtaaataacatttttttagttGCTCTCTTTTATTTCCATGTAAAAATTTTAGTAGGGTTTTTGTTCCAGTGACTGGTTATTAAGATGTTGATCCAATTTTAGATTCGGTTTTTagtgttttctttgttttatttatatgaacGCACAAAATCCTGTAAAAGCTGAATGCTACCACTGGAATGCAATTTCAGTTTGCTcagttttcataaaaaaaaaaaaaaaactcaaaatattaCTTTCAGAGAATTGTTATGATGGTTTATTTCTTTTTCAAGTTTAAAATACGGGTGGTATAGGAAAATCATCTCGGAATCGGTTTTCCTTTTATTCTATTTTGTAatcgttttaaaataatttcggtttgaatCGGTTAAATCCAGTTGGATATCTCTACCGGTTATGGTATAACTCACATCATTTATCTAATGAAAACTTACTTGGTTGGTAGTTTTGGTTAGACCGATATCGTAAGTCATGGTTAGATCAGGTTTGAACAAACCGAAGGCTCGTTCAGATCCTTTCCCGGGCTTGAGATTCTCGTCGTACAATGCGAACAAGTATGTCTCGATCACTTTCCCAGGCATCAGCGGTGTTCCGGCCATTGATTTTAAATGTGCGATAAGATTTTTATTGTAAGCTTTAGCGTTCTCAATTGTCGTGCCAACCTCGTCCGGGTCTCCCTTATATGGCCACCCAGTCTCAGCCACCACTATCTCTACGTCCTTGAACCCAAAAGAGCTAAGAGCTGAATACACCGCATCAACCTTCATAAACCGAATTCATTATTTATATCTTCCTtcttttatatgttataaatcacattttctattaatttttctttccctAATTATACGaattcatatttacaaaatttgatATCAATTTTCTTTCTTCCATTATTTGACAAGGTCTTTCCTTCAAAGCCAccttttcactttttttttggtaacactaaataataattgtaattgtaatatgattttcttttattataattgtaatatcaCAATAAATTAgcgttaaaaataataattaaatatgccTAACTCTCTAAccaaacgtttttaaaattaaccaaGAAAAGCAAAGTCTTTATAAAATGAAAGTTCAACTAAAATTTCATGAAATAATTACTCTGATTGTGACCATCTTTTGGGTTCTGTTGTTTCTTAGCCttagttttagttttagattttaattactCTGATTTCTTTGTTTCCTCTGTAATTGctgtcaaaaatttaaaattggtataaaatttaacattttaccaaaaaaaaaaaaaaaaaactaaaatttcatgaaataattacttttttaggtatagaaaaatattggttttaaattttaatccaCTAAATTTCCTGTTCATACAcctagttaaattttttttttttttttgacaacaccTAGTTAACTCGAACATTTAAATAAGGCAAAACCAAGTAAGAGgttgtctgaaaaaaaaaaccaagtaAAGAGGTGTGTAAAACCTGAGCATCGAACATATTCATATACTTGATCTTGCTGTTAGCGTCAACACGGCCAGGATTAGGCTGAAACGAGCAAAAGGCCAATGTCTCGGGTCTAGGATCGCTCTGGTAAGCGAAAAAGGGGTACGGGTTAACCGCAAAAGGCGACCCCGTCTCCCTATTAAACTCTAGCAACCCTTTCAATATATCAGCATGGTCGGCAGCAAACACCCCGGCCGAAGGAGGGTCGGACTGGCTCAGAATCGACATTGTGTGTACTGTTGATACCTTTATTTTGCCGCCGAGAGAGGCTGCCTCGAGTGCACTTTGGACATTTTTCATAGCCGGCAAGAGCTGCAACATGAAATTGCGGTCGCCAAAGGTTGTTGCCTCGTTTCCCACGTCGATGAGAGTGATCTTGCTCGCCGGGTAATAAGGGACCACGTTGGTTTCCACCCAGCTCCGAGCGAAACTGGGGTCGGATGCTAAACCTGGTACATCGCCTGTTCCGATGACGATCTCGATACCAGTGTTTGCTAGAGCCTTGATTATAGCCGGGTCAGATCCGTAGAGACGGACTTTTTGGATAGATGTGGACTGCAGGAGCTTTGCGGTGGCGGACGGTGGAGGAAGATTGTCAGCCGTTTGGCCATAGTTTACTCCAATGAATGGCTGAGACTCTGTGGTTTTGATACATATGAAAGTATCCGTGTTTTAGAgatgttttatatgtatatacaaaTATGAAAGTGAATAAACTTACTTGTTTGATGAAGACCATATAAACACAGGAAGAAGAGTAGGGACAATCGATAAACAGAAGGTTCCATGGATGGATTGTTTTGCTCTGTTTTGCTGTTTTGTATTTAAATgctcaagtttttttttctcttctttttcttacaGAGAACTATCGACTAGAATTGGATAATCTATATATAGATCCATTAAAACGACCGACGTTGGAAAAGTAAAAGTAACTTCTTTTTCTCACATTTCAAATTTGGTATACAGACACGATTACTGTCTTATCGGTTTGGGGGGCCACTGTATAAGTTCATTGAAATAACTTAATTACATGAAGGATTTCTTTTTCTGAAATAGACATCAAGTGCTTTTAACTATACACTTTCTTATTACAGTATATCTGTTAGGagatttttttgagaaagtatATTTGATAGGAGATTCTAACAAAACTTGAAATATTATTGTTGGTAAAACCACTATGAACAAATTTACtgataaactattttttttctaaatcctcTTTGATTAGTGGGTTTCAGTGGTTCATTTTGTAGTAAGTTGTGGAaacttttttctaaaaatttcttCACCTCCAAATTTAGTAAGGAGCTTCTCTGAAAGCCTGAAACATGGCGACAACACACTTTTTATACAATTCTTACATACCAAATGAAGTAAAATACAGTATGACAATGTATAAGTACGTGTTACAAGGCTTTCTAAAGAGACAATTAAGGGGATTAAAACCCTAAAGTGTCTTTAGTTAATTAGTTGCATGAAAAAGTGAGACAAATATTATGATGATATGGATTTTCCCCCCACTTAATGAACCATTagtaacataattaactaactGAAGTAATCTATGCCTTTTTGATGATTGGATTTTCCTTCTCTACTAAGAAATGGAACAATGCGACTATGGTGGTGGAGAAAGAGAGCAAGGAATTAGACACTCCAACATCTACCACAAAGATGgtaaaagaataataaaaaaaagaagaccaaCTCGCTTTTGCTGTGGCACAAGAAAAAGATAAAGCACCCGTAAACCCTCTTTTCTCTCAGAAAGACGGAAAcgattattaaaaacaaaagcagAAAAGGCGTCACATTTGAACAAATTTGGGGGTATTTGATTCATTTTGTTTTGCGAAGTCTTCAGAAAGTGTTGtcatattttaaatgaaacaatCTTAACCATTTGGTTTATAGCATATAACAGTGTATGCTGAAagatttgtaaaaataaattttaataattaaataacctATTTATGTTTTGAGAAAATTGTCTAAAATGATCtaatacttattttttattactcGTATAAACCAAGCCGAGTACCAAGTATCCGGTTTGTACCCACCCCTAGTTAGAGGCAATGAATGAAGCATTCCaagattttaattttcttttgtgtttaaGAGCGCTTCTTATGCATTGAATGCTAAGAAGAAGACAATTAAAAGAAATTtcacttttcttttctcttgatAGGCCTTCGGCCTATAAATTCATTTGTTGTACAATATATATTCGTTTACATATTACTCGAAAGACAGACAAAAGACTCTAATTAATCTATTAGGTGAGCTAAGACAAAAGACCTCTAACTTACGTGTGTAACAAGGTAGTGTCATTTTGCCCGCTCTTTACCTTCATAAACCCTAGAAAAATTACAGCTTGGAATAATAACTCTCCCTCACTATCTACCTTGAACACACAAATCTAGCGTTCCACACACGAATTGTTCCTAGTTACTTGCTAAAAGTTTACTCCACAAACGGGTAAACCATGGCGATCTGATCTCGGCAGATCCCGTACAATTAGCATCGCCTTCTTCCGCGGTGCTGAAAAGGGTTTGATCCGAGCAGTCTAAGGAAGCCCCACACGCCACATTATAGGACTGACATGCTGAATGGCATACCCGTAATCTATCGTCTCCGTCAATATCACACTTCTGGATCGATATCTGGTTCAAAAGGGATCATAATGAATAAATGTCATGTCTCATCTATAATTACGAGACAAACTAATATAGATCCCAACAGAGAGAGATTGCTGCTTACCCAACAGGCCAGTCTTTTCGCTGCCTCATCACAATAGCTGTTGccaaaaatgttaaataatttcCGAGCCCCGCCTGGAAAAAGCCTATTGTAGTTGGGCATGACCACAACTTCCTCAAGCTGCTGAAGTATGCTTGGTTCTCTTGGAGCACAATGTTGCCCTAACATGTCTCTCTCCAACACATTTTTGCATACCAGTAAACTTGTTACAAGTTTAGAGCTGTTCTGACATGTGTAGCCAGCATAATCAGAGCAACGGAACTCGCAAACCCCATTGTCGCACACTCCTCCATGTAGGCTGCATTGTTCGTCGCACACAGCTGTAACGTTGGAAAAGAATCTTGTTGTAggctttaatattaataaaattgtttatttagACAAACTATATGAGTATGGACATTTACCAGTGGAACAATCAATTCCAGTAAATCCATTTTCGCATATGCATACACCTTGAGTTGTGCATTTTCCATGTCCACTGCAATTATTAGGGCAAGAACCTGCATGTTGACAAGTTAAGTTCAGATCTTAGGGAAAGATAAGGAGACCTTGACTGACATGTACGACGATCTGAAGTAAACAAAAATACAGGACTCTTACGGATTTTACAGTCATGACCGTGATAACCAAGGAGACAACGACACTTCCCATCAACACAATCTCCATTGAAGTTACAAGAATTAGGACACTGGCCAAGCACAGAAACTACGGGCGTACCGCAGAGTTCATGGTAAGCGGGACAAATCAATTCACCTgcaaataaaaaacattaatggttcaaaaagatttttaaacAATACGTCACTCTTCTTTCGGCAAAGATAAAGAGCATGCTTACCATTGAAACCGGGAAACTGAATTGGTCCACCAGCTTGAGGGCAGAATTTCCATTCTCCCTCCACGGCAACCTAAAAGAATGGCATTTGTGGATGACAAGGAAAATATTATTAGTGAAGCATAAAAGCATGTTAGGACAAGGAAGAAGAGATGTAGAAGACATACCTccaacaaattatttttacatcTGTGCTGATAACAGCCATTCCCCTGTGGCATGGAACCCCGGACAAACCCAGTACGCACTAAAGACGAGGCCATACACCTATCATCATATAGAGGCCAAACTCTTTCATGAGCAATATGTCATGCAGATATTTTACAACATTCAATGACAAAGTATAACCAGCAATAATAACCTGGAGTCACTCCCTCTCACTTCACCCAACATCCTGTCAGGCGCACGTGCACTGTTGATATCCGTACAAGACCCATCTGAATAGGCTACGAAATATGTACAATAATCTGCTAAGGAAGACTGACCGCCTGCAAAATGTTGTGTATGAAGTTCATTATAATTTCTTCACCAAAGGAGAAACGAATTAAACTACTAGCATAGCATACTTTGGAGTATATACTATAGTTTCTCGATACAACTAACCTATACAAGAGAAAATTCTGcgtaaaaaaattaacatgtcGAAGCAGGAAACACTAGAGAACATAGTATAAATATTCACGTATCAGCATTTTGCAATATAATCACCTTTGTTAGCCTGTGGAAAGTAACGAGCCCACTGAGGCAAGTCTCCATTATAGCTTAGAATTGGGCAGTAACCTTCGGCCTCTCTGTTGTATGTACAGCCAGATAGTTGGGTTGTGTTACAATGGTAAGCACCTTTCCACATGTTACATGGAGATGTGACAAATTGGGTCCCCTGGTTCCGGCCCCAATCGAGACGGTCGGCCATGCTATAATTAGCCTTATACCAGCCACTGTCTTCTAATAGCGCTAGAGTCATTTTCGAAACGACTGATCTTGTGTCTACCGATCCGGTCATTATCTCATTCATGAGAAGTCTTTTTTCCCAGTGGGACCCCGATGTGCCACGTCCTCCTCCATCCTCAAGTTCTAAACCCGAGAAGTTCTGAGAAAATGCCTGTTCCGTTGAAGATTCTTAGGACTTGAAGGACACAAAACATGAGTCACTAGAAGGTACTAAAAAGCATATAAACTCACTCCGTAATGATGCCGCGAATGCATGACAACCCGTGGAAGCACTACGCGTGTCACTATCCTACCAAGCTTTTCATCCATCTGTTGCTCAGTGACCTAAAAGCAAGGTTAAACTCAGTTCCCTCATCCATatcaaaaaggaaagaaataacAAGGTATTTTGATTCTATTATATCATATACCTCAGTTCGTCTTCTTTTCCTTTCATCTCTAAAATGAGCAAAGGCATGCGGGTCAAAGCCAAGGACATGCATAACCTCATGAATGAGAGTTGCTGAAAGCAAAGTCCCAGCTTCCGCAGTCAAATGGCGGGGAGCAACATTGACATGCCCTGAAAAACAAGATTACCTATTGGCATTAGCAAAAAGATTTGTAATAAACTGGAGACAGACGATGGAAAGATACCAGCAATTGCACGTCCCCACTGATCACGTTCGCAAGCTACAGCCCATGCAAGGGTATTGCCAGTAGTAGGTCTTGTGGTGACCAAGAGAACTAAATCAGTATCAGCAATACCCTCTGTGTGATTTGAAAGAAACAGATTAGCCCAAGCAAGAAACCTTGACAATCagtcagagagagagagtagggAAATTACCCTCCACATATTGACGCGGAAGTTGCACACCACCATCTTGCCCACAAGCAGAATATCCACTTAACCGCAAGTTCCCTTTGACAGGCTCAACAGCTAATGCTCTCCTGAACCAATCCGCTGTCTGCTCTAAAGCCTTGATTCATGTGCAagagatattttttataaatcagtACAAGTGCGTGCGTGACCACATAAGAGAAAAAGGAATAAAGAGAGAACCTTGCGTAGGCGACGCCTCTTGTCCTCCCCAGAAATGTCATCAAAAGTGCAATTATACCAGCAATCACCGGAAACTGGAGGTTTGACATTGGGATTGCAAGCAAGGGAAATGCTCGAAGGAGGCTCACCCAACTGagttacaaacaaacaaacaaaattagtTGAGTAGAACAAACAGTCACtcactatatatatttaaagtgCACGACCTTGACGATATCGCCAACAGTTTGGCAATCTCGGTCGAAAGAGAGACCAACAGCATCATAGTTTAAGTAAATCCTGATAGGTTGTTGTTGATTCGCATCCTCGGAAACAAGACTAAGCAAGGCCCTTCCTTTGCGAGCACTGCTTGGCTCCTCGTGATAAACCTGGGGAGTAACAGAGTACACTTTTCGACCGGGTCTCTTCCTCTGTTCGATGATCTGATCGTGGATGCACGAATGAGAAGATACTCGTCCACTACTACTATCTTGGCCTTTGGCATCAGCAGCAGCTCCACAGGACCACAATACAATCAACAATATCTGTAAATAAAACGAAAAGTTGTCAAtagagcagagagagagagatctgacgAATACCAAAACTTACCCCTGAAACGGCGAAGAGAGCGGCGGCGAAGCGGAGCTGGAGACTGGAACATGAACCGCGAAACAGCAGCTTCACTTCCATCAAATCTCAGGAGACTCGTCGATCGAATCAGAAACAGGAATGCATTTCATTTGGAGCTCCACAAAACCAAATTCAAGCGAATAATTTAGGAAACGTAGATCGGAGGGAGCGTAGATTACTACTTCTGTCGagctttgaaattttcaaattattaaaaaaaaaaacaaaatgggggaattagggttttgggttaattaaaaaaaagaaagactgATTCAAAGCAGGTGGGTGATCTATACTCCAGCAACCCTAAAATGCCTAAGATTTGGGTTTTCTAgcaaaatctctctctctctcaacaaAACAAGTGACACTCAGGGAtgagagagaaacacagagtcAAATGGATTAGGTGCGAGTGGGTGTAGGGTAGGATatgatgatattttttataattattgttACGGACTATTATTGCTTTCATAAAGTATTTAAATCGAATAATTTAATTTGGTGCAATTGCTTCATTTTaccaactttatttttttttctccatgttccgcacatatattttaaactaatgtaTTTAGGCCCTTTCTAATATATTCgtctttttctatatttatttttacaaattcgccaaaataatttttttacttgacatgggttatgtttttttttttataaaatctagaAAATTGATTATTGTAGTTTATAAATTTGGTAAACtatctttatattattaattccaAAATTTTTAACCTAACAGTTATATACTAATTATATGAATGAAATCTagtgtttttagaaaatttaaaatcatataattgtCTGCCACTGAAAGataaaaaagtatatttatagtttagatATTACAttagaattaatattttttacaaaatttaaatgatgaaaaaattatttattatcctgttgatatttatatagaatATTCTATAAAAAATTGATAGTTTACAAAATCtgtgataaaaatataatatagtagttttcattttatatttatattttcatataacaaTACACAACAACAAATAATCATTAATTTCAGTTTTCATTCTATAGTATAAGATAAACATTGTTACATGTATAATTGATAAGTTTAAGATATCTAATTTATTTCTTacataaacaataaatatatatttggattaaatgtatattttaaaatatgatttcttGGTATAGAGATATTATCCTTTTATTGAAATGgagaaatttagaatatttaaatatatctatCATTAGGTATGTATCTGATATGGTTTAGGAAATTCGATTTCATTGCTATAAAAATTGATAATTATATAAggtttttatataaatagatagtcaaattcaaaaatgtatacTTTTTATAATCTGCAtgctttgatatatatataaatagtattATCTTATTAGAACTAATAAAATCTAGGATAGTTTAATACAATATAATAATCAAATATTagtttaaaagttaaatttttgatttgctactattcatatatatttgaaCTTATATCATTATTGAGGTCAATTTAGTTGAAccgttataattttttgataGTCTAAAAACCAGTCgataaaaaacaatattttaatagaatagatatattaTGAATTTCTCTTAATATATTCTTCTTTCTATCTCTAAAGAATGTATTCTTGTTAGAGATGCTTCACCTAGAAAGTCAATATTCCTATTTAGACTATCTAAAATGGGATAAAAGACTAAACTATTGAATCACTAATATAGAAGTGTCAAAAATTGATGATGTGAATTATTTGGTGTTGAATAGATTCAACATGTTGAATAGATTCAACATGTtgaataagaataaaataaggACTACCGACgatgatacatgtcattttttaaggatttttgatatttgatatcatctttcttattaaaacaaatttatttttgcaaattcgcgaaaataatttttttacttgacatgggttatgttttttttttataaaatcaataaaattggtaaactatatttatattattaattccaaatttttttacctAACAGTTATATACTAATTATATGAATGAAATCTagtgtttttagaaaatttaaaatcatataattgtCTACCACTGAAagataaaaagtatttttatagTTTAGATATTACATTAGAATTAATATttcttacaaaatttaaatgatgaaaaaattatttattatcctgttgatatttatatagaatattctataaaaaaaaattgatagtttACAAAATCtgtgataaaaatataatatagtagttttcattttatatttatattttcatataacaaTACACAACAACAAATAATCATTAATTTCAGTTTTCATTATATAGTATAAGATAAACATTGTTACATGTATAATTGATAAGTTTAAGATATCTAATTTATTTCTTacataaacaataaatatatatttggattaaatgtatattttaaaatatgatttcttGGTATAGAGATATTATCCTTTTATTGAAATGgagaaatttagaatatttaaatatatctatCATTATGTATGTATCTGATATGGTTTAGGAAATTCGATTTCATTGTTATAAAAATTGATAATTATATAAggtatttatataaatagatagtcaaattcaaaaatgtatacTTTTTATAATCTGCATGCtttgatatataaatagtaTTATCTTATTAGAACTAATAAAATCTAGGATAGTTtaatacaatataataataatcaaatattagtttaaaagttaaatttttgatttgctactatttatatatatttgaacttATATCATTATTGAGGTCAATTTAATTGAACCGCTATAATTTTTTGATAGTCTTAAAACCAGTCgataaaaaactatattttaatagaa
This genomic interval from Brassica napus cultivar Da-Ae chromosome A6, Da-Ae, whole genome shotgun sequence contains the following:
- the LOC106349528 gene encoding glucan endo-1,3-beta-glucosidase 7; translation: MEPSVYRLSLLFFLCLYGLHQTKSQPFIGVNYGQTADNLPPPSATAKLLQSTSIQKVRLYGSDPAIIKALANTGIEIVIGTGDVPGLASDPSFARSWVETNVVPYYPASKITLIDVGNEATTFGDRNFMLQLLPAMKNVQSALEAASLGGKIKVSTVHTMSILSQSDPPSAGVFAADHADILKGLLEFNRETGSPFAVNPYPFFAYQSDPRPETLAFCSFQPNPGRVDANSKIKYMNMFDAQVDAVYSALSSFGFKDVEIVVAETGWPYKGDPDEVGTTIENAKAYNKNLIAHLKSMAGTPLMPGKVIETYLFALYDENLKPGKGSERAFGLFKPDLTMTYDIGLTKTTNQTSMAPQSPTPRLPPAAAPTSQTLPAPPQMILPSPTSPSDKNSGQTDVHNSTPRSASLAHLCSSLSVPSMMLFVSVMYALII
- the LOC111198782 gene encoding uncharacterized protein LOC111198782, translated to MEVKLLFRGSCSSLQLRFAAALFAVSGILLIVLWSCGAAADAKGQDSSSGRVSSHSCIHDQIIEQRKRPGRKVYSVTPQVYHEEPSSARKGRALLSLVSEDANQQQPIRIYLNYDAVGLSFDRDCQTVGDIVKLGEPPSSISLACNPNVKPPVSGDCWYNCTFDDISGEDKRRRLRKALEQTADWFRRALAVEPVKGNLRLSGYSACGQDGGVQLPRQYVEEGIADTDLVLLVTTRPTTGNTLAWAVACERDQWGRAIAGHVNVAPRHLTAEAGTLLSATLIHEVMHVLGFDPHAFAHFRDERKRRRTEVTEQQMDEKLGRIVTRVVLPRVVMHSRHHYGAFSQNFSGLELEDGGGRGTSGSHWEKRLLMNEIMTGSVDTRSVVSKMTLALLEDSGWYKANYSMADRLDWGRNQGTQFVTSPCNMWKGAYHCNTTQLSGCTYNREAEGYCPILSYNGDLPQWARYFPQANKGGQSSLADYCTYFVAYSDGSCTDINSARAPDRMLGEVRGSDSRCMASSLVRTGFVRGSMPQGNGCYQHRCKNNLLEVAVEGEWKFCPQAGGPIQFPGFNGELICPAYHELCGTPVVSVLGQCPNSCNFNGDCVDGKCRCLLGYHGHDCKIRSCPNNCSGHGKCTTQGVCICENGFTGIDCSTAVCDEQCSLHGGVCDNGVCEFRCSDYAGYTCQNSSKLVTSLLVCKNVLERDMLGQHCAPREPSILQQLEEVVVMPNYNRLFPGGARKLFNIFGNSYCDEAAKRLACWISIQKCDIDGDDRLRVCHSACQSYNVACGASLDCSDQTLFSTAEEGDANCTGSAEIRSPWFTRLWSKLLASN